In a single window of the Rhizobiaceae bacterium genome:
- a CDS encoding response regulator, giving the protein MIHLGPRGFEGRIMQAQHRKAFVVEDEYFVLLDIRDALARLGHEVCHAAGSLAEAVEWAGKVDADFAVVDVNVKGEKVYPAAEILRERALPFIFCTGYDQVHLDPEWADYPIIHKPFSVDELAAALRKWLEGVQWAKVKS; this is encoded by the coding sequence GTGATACATCTCGGCCCTCGCGGATTTGAGGGCCGCATCATGCAGGCGCAGCACCGCAAGGCCTTTGTGGTCGAGGACGAGTATTTCGTCCTTCTCGACATCCGGGATGCGTTGGCACGACTCGGTCATGAAGTTTGCCACGCCGCCGGATCGCTCGCCGAAGCCGTCGAATGGGCCGGCAAGGTCGATGCCGATTTCGCTGTGGTCGACGTCAATGTGAAGGGCGAGAAAGTCTACCCCGCAGCCGAAATACTCAGGGAACGCGCCCTGCCCTTCATCTTCTGCACGGGATACGACCAGGTGCATCTCGACCCTGAATGGGCGGACTACCCGATCATCCACAAGCCGTTTTCAGTCGATGAACTGGCCGCCGCGCTTCGCAAATGGCTGGAAGGCGTGCAGTGGGCCAAGGTCAAGAGCTAG